In the Caldisericaceae bacterium genome, one interval contains:
- a CDS encoding DUF4388 domain-containing protein, with protein sequence MALTGDLSELNLKGILNLISSMKGTGKLEIFSDSIHIFLYFKDGNIINAEGDKDPVSSFQKACGLTSGKFEFIMTTDVKESNVAKTLQTLTNDIDNIASRWEEIRKKFPSYDVVFDIGEISGEEVKMNPEEWKLLSLIREPTTLLALLTNSPFGEMKTIETLLQLFDKGLITFEPETEDVLKEEDNVIPLKETGYFAVNTPIFGDKNIAFYNKIDGRKDFPTICKELGITLREGRQILRYLLTNGKISLKKKAK encoded by the coding sequence TTTAAGTGAACTTAATTTAAAAGGAATTTTAAATCTTATTTCCTCTATGAAAGGAACTGGGAAACTTGAAATCTTTTCTGATTCTATTCACATATTCCTTTATTTTAAAGATGGCAACATTATTAATGCAGAAGGAGATAAAGACCCTGTTTCTTCTTTTCAAAAAGCCTGTGGACTTACATCTGGTAAGTTTGAGTTTATAATGACTACTGATGTAAAAGAAAGCAATGTTGCAAAAACATTACAAACATTGACAAATGACATTGATAACATCGCAAGTAGGTGGGAAGAAATCCGCAAAAAATTTCCAAGTTATGATGTGGTGTTTGATATTGGTGAAATAAGTGGAGAAGAAGTGAAGATGAACCCTGAGGAGTGGAAGTTACTTTCTTTAATAAGAGAACCTACAACTTTACTTGCACTTCTAACTAACTCTCCATTTGGGGAAATGAAAACCATTGAAACACTTCTTCAACTATTTGATAAAGGACTTATTACTTTTGAGCCCGAAACAGAAGACGTTCTAAAAGAAGAAGATAATGTTATACCCTTGAAAGAAACTGGTTATTTTGCGGTAAATACACCAATTTTTGGAGATAAAAATATCGCATTCTACAACAAAATTGATGGAAGAAAAGATTTTCCCACAATTTGTAAAGAACTGGGGATAACTTTAAGAGAAGGAAGACAAATTTTAAGATATTTGCTTACAAACGGTAAAATTTCTCTTAAGAAAAAGGCTAAATAA